A part of Aegilops tauschii subsp. strangulata cultivar AL8/78 chromosome 2, Aet v6.0, whole genome shotgun sequence genomic DNA contains:
- the LOC109767986 gene encoding uncharacterized protein, with product MGSAGATLVRFLLLASIVAGFAAHLAAGEKDCYDERDMIMSICIESIKKQGFYTPPTPDCRREVKKVDVPCICRVLTASDERTVSPVKLVILAHECHIELPVGSKCGTYTIGGRVPPPSAHA from the exons ATGGGAAGCGCCGGAGCCACCCTCGTCCGCTTCCTGCTGTTGGCCTCGATCGTCGCCGGGTTCGCGGCGCATCTCGCCGCGGGGGAGAAGGACTGCTACGACGAGAGGGACATGATCATGAGCATCTGCATCGAGAGCATCAAGAAGCAGGGCTTCTACACGCCCCCGACCCCGGACTGCCGCCGCGAGGTGAAGAAGGTTGACGTGCCCTGCATCTGCCGGGTCCTCACCGCCTCCGACGAGCGTACCGTCAGCCCCGTGAAGCTCGTCATCCTCGCCCACGAATGCCACATCGAACTCCCCGTCGGGAGCAAATGCGGAA CTTACACCATCGGGGGGCGGGTGCCACCACCATCCGCGCATGCGTGA